The following are from one region of the Oncorhynchus nerka isolate Pitt River linkage group LG8, Oner_Uvic_2.0, whole genome shotgun sequence genome:
- the LOC115121277 gene encoding uncharacterized protein LOC115121277, with product MIIFLSSGLFCLLMAAVGIQAQQTPSINDLNAECLGNVIRLSVAPLFEEVDAVFNDTQIINLTPDLATQCGFSFKFDPMGNAMFFASLQNCFSQNMDDKMFSLVMQFRLPGNHITEDPVYRVGKTCSYTPWTSREILCARNYMEVSVRRTLPDIQTIPEQPTGRPKARSGNFRRGAEAVASGYKMTAVVFSPSKNVMNVDEVQRKGYAIANTPTRLVLRSPHNAEETYLQNVAGVPMRVLSTSTFFEQKWLVTRVDATAVCPTPEAVTFTPEVITWYMPKHIDPLLSSDAFTMLEVYMGIDAKRLDTEEMAARNYSVLVTEAHIIVKIPVGAVGGYFKSHIQDDQYFVTYTIEPMLELLWIEEVAHEDTSYKVLFPITTPPMARPPQVRNYTPLDTVPEQAVFVLELGTFNLDVELLNITFPTMVLTVAECNARGFNVHEQRSPDNTLKTFRMEVPFSDPVVFKERRAEQGVTTFTLQLIYGLVIFPEYAPFSHSAVVDAVLLDIVPPSVTGNCDSENFHITVDYRNQEPFFVVLVGKRLLNHEFAQQYLTEGDTDFTITLPFSSPDAVFESVHSSSVRSRLDVALLNPYNNMTIKYFSLACSFLKTLTECFSNGTMTALAVKVEAVPGLNPGQLTLSDPACGPTYSDDRFAYFHFTVNSCGTTRKFINNVMLYENEISLPDELEVKLNATTSSEDEYQLKVSCYYVANITRTLAFLTRPRDNEPFAETGTGRLMVRMRLAQDASYNTFHQEEDYPVVRYLRQPLHFEVELTTSDPKVALVLDHCWATLNEDRDSRPRWNLIINGCENPEDPYRVVFHPVVADARVHFPPHVKRFEAYMFSFAEDAVEPSGQVFVHCDVVICDASSPSGGPCSGQCVNQENSKRGQ from the exons ATGATTATTTTCCTTAGCTCAGG GTTGTTTTGCCTATTGATGGCAGCTGTGGGCATACAAGCACAACAGACACCTTCTATAA ATGACCTCAACGCTGAATGCCTTGGTAACGTTATTCGTTTGAGTGTCGCTCCTCTTTTTGAAGAGGTTGATGCTGTCTTCA ATGACACACAAATCATAAACCTGACGCCTGACCTTGCTACTCAGTGTGGATTCAGCTTTAAATTTGACCCCATGGGGAATGCCATGTTTTTTGCTTCTCTTCAAAACTGCTTTTCCCAAAACATG GATGATAAGATGTTCAGCTTGGTCATGCAGTTCAGGCTGCCAGGAAACCACATAACTGAAGACCCTGTGTATAGAGTGGGCAAAACCTGTAGCTACACCCCCTGGACCTCCCGAGAGATTCTGTGCGCCCGCAACTACATGGAG GTGTCTGTCAGAAGGACTCTTCCAGACATCCAAACCATCCCCGAACAGCCCACTGGGCGCCCGAAAGCAAGGAGCGGCAACTTCCGGAGAGGAGCTGAG GCTGTTGCTTCAGGATACAAAATGACAGCAGTCGTCTTTAGTCCTAGCAAGAATGTCATGAATGTGGATGAGGTCCAAAGAAAGGGCTATGCAATAGCCAACACTCCCACACGGCTGGTGTTAAGAAGCCCTCATAATGCAGAGGAGACATACCTCCAGAAT GTAGCTGGGGTTCCGATGCGGGTGCTCTCAACCTCAACCTTCTTTGAGCAGAAGTGGCTGGTTACTCGAGTAGATGCCACGGCTGTTTGTCCAACACCAG AGGCAGTGACCTTTACTCCAGAAGTGATCACCTGGTACATGCCCAAGCACATAGACCCACTTTTGTCCTCTGATGCCTTCACCATGTTGGAGGTGTACATGGGAATTGACGCTAAGAGGCTGGACACTGAGGAAATGGCTGCCAGAAACTACTCGGTTTTAGTCACAGAGGCTCATATTATTGTTAAAATTCCAGTGGGGGCGGTTGGCGGCTACTTCAAG AGCCATATTCAGGATGACCAGTACTTTGTCACTTACACCATTGAGCCCATGCTTGAGTTGCTGTGGATCGAGGAGGTCGCACATGAGGACACCAGCTATAAAGTCCTCTTCCCTATCACAACGCCTCCGATGGCCAGGCCTCCACAAGTTCGCAACT ACACGCCCTTAGACACCGTTCCTGAGCAGGCAGTGTTTGTGCTTGAGTTGGGGACCTTCAACCTTGATGTGGAGCTGCTGAACATCACCTTTCCCACCATGGTGCTAACTGTTGCAGAGTGCAACGCCAGGGGCTTCAATGTTCATGAGCAGAGATCCCCGGACAACACCTTGAAGACCTTCAGGATGGAGGTGCCCTTCTCAGACCCGGTGGTCTTTAAGGAG AGAAGGGCGGAACAAGGTGTCACAACCTTCACTCTTCAGCTGATCTACGGCCTGGTCATCTTTCCAGAGTACGctcctttctctcactctgccGTTGTGGACGCTGTACTGCTGGACATTG TGCCACCCTCAGTCACTGGCAACTGTGATTCGGAGAACTTCCACATCACTGTGGACTACAGGAACCAAGAGCCCTTTTTTGTGGTCTTGGTTGGCAAGCGGCTGCTTAACCATGAGTTtgctcaacagtatttaacagaaGGCGACACAGACTTCACCATCACGTTGCCCTTCTCTTCGCCGGACGCAGTGTTTGAG TCAGTTCACTCGTCCTCTGTCAGGAGCAGACTGGATGTGGCTCTGTTGAATCCTTACAACAACATGACCATCAAATACTTTTCCCTGGCTTGCAGCTTCCTCAAAACGCTGACTG AGTGTTTCTCTAACGGAACGATGACTGCGCTGGCGGTTAAGGTGGAGGCTGTTCCCGGTCTGAACCCCGGTCAGCTGACCCTGAGCGACCCCGCCTGTGGTCCCACCTACAGCGACGATCGGTTCGCCTACTTCCACTTCACTGTTAACTCCTGTGGTACCACCAGGAAG TTTATCAACAATGTCATGCTGTATGAGAACGAAATCTCCTTGCCAGATGAACTTGAGGTGAAGCTGAATGCCACGACGTCTTCAGAGGATGAATATCA GTTAAAGGTTTCCTGCTACTATGTGGCCAACATCACTCGCACATTGGCCTTCCTGACCAGGCCGCGTGACAATGAGCCTTTTGCCGAGACTGGGACGGGTCGACTAATGGTCAGAATGAGACTCGCTCAGG ACGCCTCGTATAACACGTTCCACCAGGAGGAGGACTATCCAGTGGTGAGGTACCTGAGACAGCCTCTGCACTTTGAGGTGGAGCTGACCACATCTGATCCCAAGGTAGCGCTGGTGCTTGACCACTGCTGGGCCACCCTCAACGAGGACCGCGACTCCCGACCCCGGTGGAATCTCATCATTAATGG CTGTGAGAACCCCGAGGATCCATACCGTGTCGTCTTCCACCCGGTAGTAGCTGATGCCAGGGTCCACTTCCCCCCTCACGTCAAACGCTTTGAGGCCTATATGTTTTCCTTCGCCGAGGATGCGGTTGAGCCGAGTGGCCAG GTCTTTGTCCATTGTGATGTGGTCATCTGTGATGCCAGTAGTCCCTCTGGCGGCCCCTGTAGTGGACAATGTGTGAATCAGGAGAACTCGAAAAGAG GTCAATGA